From Candidatus Poribacteria bacterium, a single genomic window includes:
- a CDS encoding ABC transporter ATP-binding protein, which produces MSTENPKAVGKRFLKGVFPYWPQIVKTMLCMTAMVGFSLLIPLFTKLVIDRAITQQDQKLLWIVCLGGVGSICVYVLLSLIRDRFYIYTTRRILLDFRNRFFQHLLRLPMPSLTKRQTGEYGSMIINDVDAILTSATYNVLHFFTDTLSAVAIISIMFYFNWRLALIALIVVPLNGLTYVYFRPHFHKATLKRQEATAATLSYVQQTLSAVRLVKCFSAEKHHNRSFFRESKGLLFAQAKVSVLESIAGNISQFVVRIQPIAIICFGGMEVLKSRLTIGELVAFSAYLEYLSAPVYRILHFHLGLAATKAVLQRLFQVLDLTDEHGEAQDLEKKKLDDVAGHIQFQSVRFAYEEIEVLKDINLDVPPGCNVALVGPSGSGKTTLTNLIPRLYEPNAGHLLLDGHDLQTLDLKFLRQQIGIVAQEPVLFDVSIKDNIRYGCSSATDEEVYAAARAANIHEFIVSLPEGYETQIGERGFKLSGGQKQRVAIAMAILKNPKILILDEATSALDSQSEALIQEALQNVMKQRTTFVIAHRLSTIRDADQIVVMDQGQIVEVGNHSDLLASGKLYSQLYREQFKSVLDSTETEVE; this is translated from the coding sequence ATGTCAACAGAGAATCCGAAGGCTGTCGGAAAGCGATTTTTAAAAGGTGTTTTCCCATACTGGCCCCAAATTGTTAAGACCATGTTGTGCATGACTGCAATGGTGGGTTTCTCGCTGCTGATACCTCTTTTTACAAAATTAGTGATAGACAGAGCCATTACGCAACAAGACCAAAAATTGCTTTGGATCGTTTGCCTTGGAGGTGTTGGTTCTATCTGTGTGTATGTTCTACTTTCTCTAATACGGGACCGATTCTACATCTATACAACAAGGCGGATCCTACTTGATTTTCGGAATCGTTTTTTCCAACATCTCTTGCGTCTTCCGATGCCGAGTCTCACCAAAAGGCAAACAGGGGAATATGGTTCCATGATCATTAACGATGTAGATGCAATTCTGACGAGTGCAACATATAATGTCCTTCATTTCTTTACAGACACTTTGTCAGCAGTTGCCATAATCTCTATAATGTTTTACTTCAATTGGAGGTTGGCACTGATTGCACTGATCGTTGTGCCCCTTAATGGTCTCACTTACGTCTACTTTCGACCGCATTTTCATAAAGCAACCCTGAAGAGACAAGAAGCGACAGCGGCAACCCTTTCGTATGTGCAGCAGACATTGTCAGCGGTTCGACTGGTAAAGTGCTTTTCGGCGGAGAAACATCATAACCGTTCCTTCTTTCGGGAATCAAAGGGATTGCTTTTCGCGCAAGCGAAGGTTTCGGTTTTGGAATCGATTGCGGGTAACATTAGTCAGTTCGTGGTGAGAATTCAACCCATCGCGATTATCTGTTTTGGCGGTATGGAAGTCTTAAAGAGTCGATTGACGATTGGTGAGTTGGTCGCCTTCTCGGCGTATCTTGAGTACTTGTCTGCGCCTGTATATCGTATACTCCACTTCCACCTTGGACTCGCCGCTACCAAAGCGGTACTCCAGCGTCTTTTCCAAGTTCTTGATTTAACGGATGAACATGGCGAAGCACAAGATTTGGAAAAGAAAAAACTTGATGATGTAGCAGGGCACATTCAGTTTCAGTCTGTGCGTTTTGCCTATGAAGAGATTGAGGTTCTCAAAGACATCAATTTGGATGTCCCCCCAGGTTGCAATGTCGCGCTTGTTGGTCCTTCGGGTTCTGGCAAAACCACACTGACGAATCTAATTCCTCGCTTGTATGAACCTAATGCCGGGCATCTTCTGCTTGATGGACATGATTTGCAAACTTTAGACTTGAAATTCCTAAGACAGCAGATTGGAATTGTAGCACAAGAACCGGTTTTATTTGATGTGAGTATCAAAGATAATATCCGTTATGGGTGCTCCTCAGCAACAGACGAGGAAGTTTACGCCGCAGCTCGAGCGGCTAACATACATGAGTTCATTGTGTCTCTACCGGAGGGGTACGAGACACAGATCGGTGAACGCGGTTTTAAGTTGTCTGGTGGTCAAAAACAGCGTGTCGCCATTGCCATGGCAATCCTGAAAAATCCAAAAATTTTAATTTTAGATGAAGCGACAAGTGCACTGGACTCACAATCCGAGGCACTTATCCAAGAGGCACTCCAAAATGTCATGAAACAGCGGACGACCTTTGTCATTGCTCACCGCCTCTCTACAATTCGGGATGCAGACCAGATTGTCGTTATGGATCAGGGACAGATCGTTGAAGTTGGAAATCATTCTGACTTGTTAGCGTCCGGCAAACTCTATAGCCAATTATATCGTGAGCAATTCAAATCCGTCTTAGATTCAACAGAAACGGAAGTCGAGTAG
- a CDS encoding DUF5916 domain-containing protein: MSVNVNIIIRSWTVLLSSIAFFLAVNLAAESQTIEAIKFHTSPAIDGKLDDECWQRVTGIDAFKIAELETTVPNRTEVFLGFDDEALYVSFRCVQKEASIIANQTRRDGSFQYEDHVAVYLDTHHDRRRSYCFAVSPLGIQRDEKQDDLGWDGEWFAAAIVEPSVWTVEMKIPFEMLDLPQSAKQTWGLNLVRRHQSLDRTSIWADTGVNVSDANQFGTLTNLEFNPKDAGRKFQLGGYFSGKAEDFSTTEDLSTRFAAAIGGDVVYKLTTSTSFIGTVNPDFSHIESEVQGIVLSDLEQRLTDRRPFFQEDGRIFRAPIALFYSRRIGEMAYGAKLIGKTGKATYGLMNVKEKNDESHNVLLRGLWDAGNASSFGLFFASKEIPGTYNRSVAFDGSIRLPRALNFVTSYAGNWEPHKENTRAFIAEVKRKGNPILSLAYRDFSGGFNPVNGYVRLTDVRQPSFWGVYQWPVEKGFLRAIKFESVQSVTWDQAGEKTRGHHFQLIGFDLGEKIETGFFYRNWSYDIYSNWVVAAQTTYNRQRPDRIFVVYQHGEFEGATATFVTTAMNLIPFRFLSLGIEGENLWQTFPDGHKTRNFSLRASMNLEIGAERWVTVRLRSARKHKPNFNAVFKYTFVENLVLYIVYGDQHAEATINQLFTKIAFSW, translated from the coding sequence ATGAGCGTTAATGTAAATATCATCATTCGATCGTGGACAGTTTTACTGAGTTCTATAGCTTTTTTCCTTGCAGTGAATCTCGCTGCCGAGTCTCAGACGATAGAAGCTATTAAATTCCACACCTCTCCCGCGATTGATGGTAAACTTGATGATGAGTGTTGGCAGCGCGTGACAGGAATCGACGCATTCAAAATCGCGGAGTTGGAAACAACTGTTCCTAACAGAACCGAGGTATTTCTGGGATTTGATGACGAAGCACTCTATGTCAGTTTTCGTTGTGTTCAGAAAGAAGCATCCATAATTGCAAATCAGACGCGAAGGGATGGGAGTTTTCAATATGAGGACCATGTTGCCGTATATCTTGATACACATCATGACCGCCGTCGTTCTTATTGCTTTGCTGTGAGTCCACTTGGCATACAACGGGACGAGAAACAAGATGACTTAGGTTGGGATGGCGAATGGTTTGCCGCTGCAATCGTAGAACCGTCTGTGTGGACAGTTGAGATGAAAATTCCGTTTGAGATGCTTGATTTGCCTCAGTCTGCCAAACAGACCTGGGGACTTAACCTCGTGCGCCGCCATCAAAGTCTTGATCGGACCAGTATTTGGGCGGACACGGGTGTTAACGTTTCTGACGCGAATCAATTCGGGACGTTGACGAACCTTGAATTCAATCCGAAGGACGCTGGAAGAAAATTTCAACTCGGCGGGTATTTCTCCGGTAAAGCCGAGGATTTTTCAACAACCGAAGACCTCTCAACGCGATTCGCAGCGGCTATCGGCGGTGATGTCGTCTATAAGCTGACAACCAGTACCTCTTTTATTGGCACAGTGAATCCCGACTTCAGCCACATTGAGTCAGAAGTTCAAGGGATCGTTTTATCTGATCTGGAGCAACGCTTAACTGACCGACGTCCCTTCTTTCAAGAAGACGGACGAATCTTTAGAGCACCCATCGCGCTTTTTTATAGTCGTCGTATTGGTGAAATGGCTTACGGGGCGAAACTCATCGGTAAAACTGGAAAAGCAACATACGGATTGATGAATGTCAAGGAGAAAAACGATGAGAGTCATAACGTTTTACTGCGCGGACTTTGGGACGCAGGCAACGCATCTTCGTTTGGGCTCTTTTTTGCCTCGAAAGAGATACCGGGGACATATAACAGATCCGTCGCCTTTGATGGCTCCATTCGTTTACCGAGGGCACTGAACTTTGTGACATCCTATGCCGGAAATTGGGAACCACATAAGGAGAACACTCGTGCTTTCATCGCGGAAGTAAAGCGTAAAGGTAATCCGATTCTAAGTCTCGCCTATCGCGATTTTTCGGGAGGCTTTAATCCTGTCAATGGATACGTTCGACTCACAGATGTCCGGCAACCCAGTTTTTGGGGCGTGTACCAGTGGCCCGTTGAGAAAGGGTTTTTGCGAGCTATCAAATTTGAATCTGTCCAATCTGTGACGTGGGATCAAGCTGGCGAAAAAACACGAGGTCACCATTTTCAACTGATCGGTTTTGATTTGGGAGAAAAGATAGAGACAGGGTTTTTCTACAGAAACTGGTCTTACGATATATACTCAAATTGGGTGGTTGCAGCGCAGACAACGTATAACCGTCAGAGACCTGACCGTATTTTTGTCGTCTACCAACATGGCGAGTTTGAGGGTGCCACGGCAACATTTGTCACGACGGCGATGAACTTAATCCCGTTCCGTTTTTTGTCGCTCGGTATTGAAGGTGAAAACCTCTGGCAGACTTTTCCAGACGGGCATAAGACTCGAAATTTTTCTCTCCGCGCAAGTATGAATCTTGAAATCGGAGCGGAAAGGTGGGTAACGGTTCGGCTGCGTTCAGCGCGTAAACATAAGCCAAATTTCAATGCCGTCTTTAAATATACTTTTGTCGAAAATCTTGTGTTATACATTGTCTACGGAGATCAACACGCCGAAGCGACAATCAACCAATTGTTTACAAAAATTGCCTTTAGTTGGTAG
- a CDS encoding sigma-70 family RNA polymerase sigma factor, with translation MERGNDAQLIQDTLAGDDEAFDVLVRKYQKSVHALAWRKIRDFHYAEEVTQDTFLRAYQNLSTLKKPHQFAGWLYVIANRLCINWLQKQKSAIQSLEDTPMEEIEDASYTHYESERRKTAASEHRLELAKKLLAKLPESEQTVATLYYLGEMTTKEIGRFLGVSVNTITSRLQRARKRLQDDQEHLIKEVLGGRQIPARLSESIKQQIADMKPTPSPAGKPLLPWSAFGTAVVVIILMLGVSSRYLNRFQRPYNFEARSEPTIEIIEAPVVFDVDSKPDVRNQVGRAMSSDKSTGASLQTFENASTSNAQDDSAKFSSAQWIQGNAPPGGHVRNIFAGTEGTLYAVSPTGLYRFAVGAAAWTRINANIPIDKSFMPMAAHEGSLYIVSVDAIFTSDDRGETWNSVSSRPKGYAIGLIIPDVPQAPMTMYLALQDKGVFRSTDGGIKWDPLTEGLRNERISTIATVGEIVFVGTNRGLYHLDSDIWKKLPVGASQAVYSLAVFNNNVYVATGPDLPHLDSDIWKKLPVGASQAVYSLAVFNNNLHTETGPDLLGFTPIEVGQAVPKSELHSVRVFHSADLGASWTEIMHIDKPDSKASASGITVLAAGETILALGVTQSRSTDGGHTWTEFGIETDMPMINSLPAVAVNETTFYKAGASGIHRTTDSGKSWHLFMDGIVGTRTNNLVVFNNRLYAHTGYEVYQSTDEGGTWKKLSIAGEFATEGATSEPLKQDRLRVYASFDSKLMVDGNILYFVSPERHILRIYRLSVDGNMLIPVQNFSTYDHESLSPLPEKEVKIKAIVVCNNVLYAEYGQRLFKWKLGDPKWMDTGLMNTDKQPNAEIKNGFEVAVSEATVYVGKRDGQLFQSLDSGKNWKDITLSLPLRFTHFNDILFVGSTIYVATDAGVLTSKTGEHWRVITDNLGERSVINRFAMDGITVYGAGDAGIYRLDNLGKWKQISSEVLGEIISLAVINNRLYTAINERGIFHISLGEE, from the coding sequence GTGGAAAGAGGAAATGATGCTCAACTCATTCAGGATACGTTGGCAGGCGATGATGAAGCATTTGATGTTTTGGTACGAAAGTACCAAAAGAGTGTTCACGCCCTCGCTTGGCGGAAAATCCGTGATTTTCACTACGCTGAAGAGGTAACCCAAGACACGTTCCTTCGCGCATATCAAAACCTCTCGACGCTCAAGAAGCCTCACCAATTTGCTGGATGGCTGTATGTCATCGCAAACCGGCTTTGTATCAATTGGCTTCAAAAACAGAAATCTGCCATACAATCCTTAGAGGACACGCCCATGGAAGAAATCGAGGATGCCTCGTATACACATTATGAATCTGAACGACGTAAAACAGCAGCTAGCGAGCATCGCCTTGAACTCGCCAAAAAACTCCTCGCCAAACTTCCAGAGAGTGAGCAAACTGTCGCCACCCTCTATTACCTCGGTGAGATGACGACCAAAGAGATTGGCAGATTCTTAGGGGTGTCCGTGAACACGATTACGAGTCGGCTTCAGCGCGCCCGAAAGCGTTTACAAGATGACCAAGAACATCTTATCAAAGAGGTCCTCGGCGGCAGGCAGATACCAGCGCGTTTAAGTGAGAGCATCAAGCAGCAAATCGCTGATATGAAACCTACACCCTCGCCAGCTGGAAAACCGTTGCTGCCGTGGAGTGCCTTCGGCACAGCCGTGGTCGTGATTATATTGATGCTCGGGGTCAGCAGCCGATATCTTAACCGTTTTCAGAGACCCTATAACTTTGAGGCGCGATCTGAACCTACGATTGAAATCATTGAGGCACCTGTCGTTTTTGATGTTGACTCGAAACCCGATGTGCGAAATCAGGTCGGACGCGCCATGTCCTCAGACAAAAGCACGGGGGCAAGTTTGCAAACTTTTGAGAACGCTTCAACCTCTAATGCACAAGACGATTCCGCTAAGTTTTCCAGCGCACAATGGATACAAGGGAATGCACCACCAGGGGGACATGTCCGCAATATCTTCGCTGGCACTGAAGGTACCCTGTATGCTGTTTCACCAACAGGGCTGTACAGGTTTGCAGTAGGTGCGGCCGCATGGACACGCATCAACGCAAATATCCCGATTGACAAATCTTTCATGCCGATGGCAGCACATGAAGGTTCCCTTTATATTGTCTCGGTTGATGCGATATTTACTTCAGATGATAGAGGCGAGACATGGAATTCGGTGAGTTCTCGACCCAAAGGGTATGCTATTGGGCTCATCATCCCAGATGTGCCGCAGGCACCTATGACGATGTATCTTGCACTTCAAGATAAAGGGGTTTTCCGTTCTACAGATGGTGGCATAAAATGGGATCCCCTCACTGAGGGACTGAGAAACGAAAGGATTTCTACCATAGCGACTGTTGGAGAAATAGTGTTTGTTGGCACGAACCGCGGCCTCTACCATCTCGATTCAGATATTTGGAAAAAGTTGCCGGTGGGTGCGTCACAAGCTGTCTATTCCTTGGCAGTCTTTAATAATAATGTTTATGTTGCAACGGGACCCGATCTGCCCCATCTCGATTCAGATATTTGGAAAAAGTTGCCGGTGGGTGCGTCACAAGCTGTCTATTCCTTGGCAGTCTTTAATAATAATCTTCATACTGAAACGGGTCCCGATCTATTGGGATTCACGCCAATAGAGGTAGGGCAAGCGGTGCCGAAAAGCGAGTTACATTCAGTCAGGGTTTTTCATTCGGCTGACTTGGGAGCGTCATGGACCGAAATAATGCATATAGATAAACCTGACTCGAAGGCAAGTGCATCGGGTATAACGGTTTTAGCTGCCGGTGAAACGATCTTAGCTTTGGGAGTTACACAATCTCGTTCGACAGATGGTGGGCATACGTGGACAGAGTTCGGCATTGAAACGGATATGCCCATGATTAACAGCCTTCCAGCCGTAGCAGTGAACGAGACGACATTTTACAAAGCTGGGGCATCGGGCATTCATCGCACAACTGATAGCGGTAAATCGTGGCATCTATTTATGGATGGAATAGTCGGAACAAGGACAAACAACCTGGTTGTTTTCAATAACAGATTATACGCGCACACCGGCTATGAAGTTTATCAATCAACAGATGAAGGTGGGACTTGGAAAAAACTTTCGATTGCCGGGGAGTTTGCTACGGAGGGGGCTACGTCTGAACCCTTAAAACAGGACAGGTTACGTGTCTATGCTTCTTTCGATTCAAAGTTGATGGTTGACGGTAACATACTTTATTTCGTTTCGCCTGAAAGGCACATCTTGCGAATTTACCGTTTATCTGTAGATGGCAATATGCTCATTCCAGTTCAAAACTTTTCTACGTATGATCATGAATCGTTATCTCCTCTGCCTGAAAAAGAGGTGAAAATCAAAGCGATTGTCGTCTGTAATAATGTCCTCTATGCTGAATACGGACAAAGACTTTTCAAATGGAAATTAGGTGATCCCAAATGGATGGATACTGGATTGATGAACACAGATAAGCAACCTAACGCGGAAATAAAAAATGGTTTCGAGGTAGCAGTTTCAGAAGCAACCGTTTATGTCGGTAAGCGAGATGGTCAACTGTTTCAATCGCTGGATAGCGGAAAAAACTGGAAAGACATTACGCTAAGTCTGCCCCTTCGCTTTACGCATTTCAACGATATCCTCTTTGTAGGTTCAACGATTTATGTCGCAACAGACGCAGGGGTCTTGACTTCAAAAACCGGCGAACACTGGCGCGTGATAACTGATAACTTGGGAGAACGTTCCGTCATCAACAGATTTGCTATGGATGGTATAACAGTTTATGGTGCTGGTGATGCCGGGATCTACCGTTTGGATAACCTTGGCAAATGGAAGCAGATTTCTTCGGAAGTTTTAGGTGAAATTATTTCTCTCGCCGTCATTAACAATCGACTCTATACTGCCATTAATGAGCGAGGGATCTTTCATATCTCACTTGGCGAAGAATAG
- a CDS encoding GNAT family N-acetyltransferase: MSNTQKWKIRQALPSEVDHLSGLAFRSKSYWGYSDQFMKACLEELTIDECYIENNPTFVIEAAENTVGFYSLERISAAEVELSLLFVEPDFIGRGYGRKLMMHAQQEARHLGYSKMIIQGDPNAERFYRSAGGLLVSTRKSASIPNRELPIFCINLRESDENLLG; this comes from the coding sequence GTGTCTAATACACAGAAATGGAAAATTCGACAAGCTTTACCGAGTGAAGTTGATCACTTGAGTGGACTTGCCTTCCGCTCCAAGTCATATTGGGGCTATTCCGATCAATTTATGAAAGCATGCCTTGAAGAGCTTACGATTGACGAGTGTTATATTGAGAACAACCCTACTTTTGTGATTGAAGCTGCAGAAAACACAGTAGGGTTCTATTCCTTAGAACGCATCTCTGCTGCCGAAGTAGAGTTGAGTCTTCTATTTGTTGAGCCGGATTTTATTGGAAGAGGCTACGGACGAAAGTTAATGATGCACGCCCAACAAGAAGCACGGCACCTCGGATATAGTAAAATGATTATTCAAGGGGATCCGAACGCTGAACGATTTTATCGCTCAGCGGGCGGCTTGTTGGTCAGCACAAGGAAGTCTGCCAGTATCCCCAACCGTGAACTTCCCATATTCTGTATCAATCTGAGAGAATCAGACGAAAATCTCCTCGGATAA
- a CDS encoding Gfo/Idh/MocA family oxidoreductase: MKTYRAAVIGCSRMGAFIDNEVPDYEAIKLPYSHAAGFFAEERTDLVACADLRPEVMEHFGNRYNVPKANQYTDYREMLEKEQPDIVSVATQPEHRAEIVVYAAEHGVKAIYAEKAMAASMDEAAAMVSAVEKNGVAFNLGTNRRWHTGFDKMKEIIDSGEIGKLRTLIIYSNATLFNSASHHLDLILRLNSDAAASWVTGYLPQGDSVFDGNELRSDPSGGGTIQFENGVMAHALLTPRGSEWEAICDGGTVTCWNNGWQWHLRKRQDVPGWRTCQVPETFPEFERTSSTANLVKDLVHALDTGEPTRGGVRCAYASTELIFGIIESHLHNGARIDLPLKDSKVRLQRNPTARQPRIE, encoded by the coding sequence ATGAAGACGTATCGTGCCGCTGTTATCGGTTGCAGCCGGATGGGTGCATTTATTGATAACGAAGTCCCCGACTATGAAGCGATTAAGCTACCTTATTCCCATGCTGCAGGCTTTTTTGCTGAAGAACGAACTGACCTTGTCGCGTGTGCTGATCTGCGTCCAGAAGTCATGGAACATTTCGGCAACCGATATAACGTCCCAAAAGCGAATCAATACACCGATTATCGTGAGATGCTTGAAAAGGAACAGCCGGATATCGTCAGTGTTGCCACACAACCCGAGCATCGCGCAGAAATTGTTGTTTACGCAGCGGAGCACGGTGTGAAAGCCATCTATGCGGAAAAGGCGATGGCAGCTTCTATGGATGAAGCCGCAGCAATGGTATCTGCAGTAGAAAAAAACGGGGTCGCCTTTAATCTTGGCACAAATCGCCGATGGCATACAGGTTTTGACAAGATGAAGGAGATTATCGACAGTGGTGAAATCGGTAAACTCCGAACCTTGATCATTTATTCAAACGCTACACTTTTCAACTCAGCCAGCCATCATCTTGACCTAATTTTACGTCTGAATAGCGATGCGGCTGCGAGTTGGGTTACAGGTTATCTTCCACAAGGCGATTCGGTTTTTGATGGGAATGAACTGCGATCCGATCCCTCCGGAGGCGGAACAATCCAGTTTGAAAACGGTGTGATGGCACATGCGCTGCTAACGCCACGGGGTAGTGAATGGGAAGCGATTTGTGATGGCGGAACCGTTACGTGCTGGAACAACGGTTGGCAGTGGCATCTCCGTAAACGGCAAGATGTACCGGGGTGGCGGACATGTCAGGTCCCTGAAACCTTCCCTGAATTTGAACGCACTAGTAGCACAGCAAATTTGGTTAAAGACCTTGTTCACGCGTTAGATACTGGGGAACCGACCCGCGGCGGTGTCCGGTGCGCGTATGCCAGCACAGAACTGATTTTTGGCATAATTGAATCACATTTACACAACGGCGCACGTATTGACCTGCCGTTGAAAGACTCGAAAGTCCGTTTACAAAGAAATCCGACAGCAAGACAACCTCGGATAGAGTAA